The Peribacillus simplex genome contains the following window.
TTGGATAACATCGATAGCCTCTGGAACCAGGCGCTCGGAAAAATCGAAAAAAAAATCAGTAAACCAAGCTTTGAAACTTGGCTTAAATCAACCAAGGCTTATTTACTGCAAGGTGATACATTAACAGTCACCGCCCCCAATGAATTTGCCAGGGATTGGCTTGAAGAACGCTATTCCCATCTTATTTCTGATGTATTGTTTGAACTTACCGGTGAGGAATTGGAAGCAAAATTCATCATTCCCCCAAATCAAGAAGATGATGATTTTACCGTTCCTGTTCAACCTAAAAAGATAAAAAAACAGGATAAAGACCATGCTGCATTTCCACAGCATATGCTTAATGCGAAAAACACCTTCGATACATTTGTCATCGGCTCCGGCAATCGTTTTGCCCATGCCGCGTCTCTCGCTGTCGCAGAAGCACCTGCCAAAGCCTATAATCCATTATTTATATACGGAGGCGTAGGCCTAGGGAAAACCCATTTAATGCATGCAATCGGGCATTATGTTCTTGAGCATAATCCTAATGCTAAGGTCGTTTATTTATCATCTGAAAAATTCACGAATGAATTCATCAACTCAATCCGGGATAATAAAGCAGGGGAATTCCGTGATAGATACCGAAGCGTAGATGTTTTATTAATTGATGATATTCAATTTCTTGCAGGAAAAGAACAAACCCAAGAAGAGTTTTTTCATACATTCAATGCGTTGCATGAAGAAAGCAAACAGATCGTCATCTCGAGTGACCGTCCACCAAAAGAGATCCCTACACTTGAGGATCGCCTCCGCTCCAGGTTTGAGTGGGGTTTGATCACGGATATCACACCTCCTGATCTAGAAACACGGATTGCTATATTGCGTAAAAAGGCAAAAGCTGAGGGTCTTGATATCCCGAATGAAGTCATGCTCTATATTGCAAACCAAATCGATTCCAATATTCGTGAGCTTGAGGGTGCACTCATTCGTGTTGTCGCTTATTCTTCATTAATTAATAAGGATATTAATGCCGATTTAGCAGCCGAAGCATTAAAAGACATCATCCCAAGCTCCAAACCTAAAATAATCACCATCTTAGAAATCCAAAAAACAGTTGGTGAGCATTATAGTGTGAAATTGGAGGATTTCAAGGCGAAAAAACGGACTAAATCCGTAGCCTTTCCAAGACAGATTGCCATGTAT
Protein-coding sequences here:
- the dnaA gene encoding chromosomal replication initiator protein DnaA, which encodes MDNIDSLWNQALGKIEKKISKPSFETWLKSTKAYLLQGDTLTVTAPNEFARDWLEERYSHLISDVLFELTGEELEAKFIIPPNQEDDDFTVPVQPKKIKKQDKDHAAFPQHMLNAKNTFDTFVIGSGNRFAHAASLAVAEAPAKAYNPLFIYGGVGLGKTHLMHAIGHYVLEHNPNAKVVYLSSEKFTNEFINSIRDNKAGEFRDRYRSVDVLLIDDIQFLAGKEQTQEEFFHTFNALHEESKQIVISSDRPPKEIPTLEDRLRSRFEWGLITDITPPDLETRIAILRKKAKAEGLDIPNEVMLYIANQIDSNIRELEGALIRVVAYSSLINKDINADLAAEALKDIIPSSKPKIITILEIQKTVGEHYSVKLEDFKAKKRTKSVAFPRQIAMYLSRELTDSSLPKIGDEFGGRDHTTVIHAHEKISKLMQTDTQLQRQVKEIQDQLRV